The following coding sequences are from one Epinephelus fuscoguttatus linkage group LG5, E.fuscoguttatus.final_Chr_v1 window:
- the trappc4 gene encoding trafficking protein particle complex subunit 4 has translation MVIFSVYVVNKAGGLIYQYDNYVPRAEAEKTFSYPLDLVLKHHDEKVVVSFGQRDGIRVGHAVLSINGVDVLGKNTAEGKDIIEYLKDPSNYPVSIRFGRARLSSNEKLMLASMFHSLFAIGSQLSPEVGSSGIEMLETDMFKLHCFQTLTGIKFIVLADPRQSGIDALLRKIYEIYSDFALKNPFYSLEMPIRCELFDQNLKSSLEIAEKAGNFGAGS, from the exons ATGGTGATCTTCAGTGTGTATGTGGTGAACAAGGCTGGAGGTTTAATTTACCAATATGACAACTATGTCCCGAGAGCGGAGGCCGAGAAAACATTTAGCTATCCTTTAGATTTAGTGCTCAAACATCACGATGAAAAGGTCGTCGTGTCGTTTGGACAGCGGGACGGAATCAGAG TGGGCCATGCAGTGCTGTCCATCAATGGAGTCGATGTGCTTGGCAAGAACACAGCAGAAGGAAAGGACATCATTGAATACTTAAAGGATCCCTCAAATTACCCAGTGTCTATTCGCTTTGGACGAGCACGCCTGAGCTCCAATGAGAAGCTGATGCTGGCATCTATGTTCCATTC CTTGTTTGCTATAGGTTCACAGCTGTCTCCTGAGGTTGGCAGCTCAGGGATTGAGATGCTAGAGACGGACATGTTCAAACTCCACTGCTTCCAGACTCTCACAG GGATAAAGTTCATCGTGCTCGCGGACCCTCGACAGTCTGGTATTGATGCGCTACTGAGGAAGATTTATGAGATCTATTCAGATTTTGCCCTCAAGAACCCCTTTTATTCTTTGGAAATGCCGATCAG GTGTGAACTATTTGACCAGAATCTGAAGAGCTCGCTGGAGATCGCAGAGAAAGCTGGCAACTTCGGAGCTGGATCTTGA